The following proteins are co-located in the Enoplosus armatus isolate fEnoArm2 chromosome 8, fEnoArm2.hap1, whole genome shotgun sequence genome:
- the ccn5 gene encoding CCN family member 5: protein MDRLLCDCVIAVAVLLCVATQVLCQLCDRPCLCPRPAPQCPSGVPLVPDGCRCCQVCARQQGEPCTEMFPCDSQRRLQCDYSASFPGGPGECVSQEDLGCEVNGITYREGQSFQPSCDTYCHCRGGGVSCVPACPLTARLPTPDCPNPQHIRLPGKCCKEWVCENLENTVIQDAITAMRPVRLWPALPRNHPLNKLAAPAPTCIEQSTQWSACSQSCGAGVSTRVSNQNPACKLQMETRLCKVRPCHPAQPASRKPMWGRQGRCKASYTSPGPIRLVHQGCYSTRAYQLRYCGLCTDSRCCTPYQTSTAEVTFRCPTGRLLQRAVMMIHSCVCHNNCPYSPYSNPALWGYRP, encoded by the exons ATGGACCGACTGCTGTGCGACTGCGTGATAGCTGTGGCTGTACTGCTGTGTGTGGCTACACAG GTGTTGTGCCAGCTGTGTGACAGGCCCTGCCTCTGCCCTAGACCTGCCCCGCAGTGCCCCTCAGGAGTCCCACTGGTGCCGGATGGATGCCGGTGCTGCCAGGTGTGTGCCCGGCAGCAAGGTGAGCCGTGCACTGAGATGTTTCCCTGCGACAGCCAGAGACGACTGCAGTGCGACTACAGCGCCAGCTTCCCCGGAGGCCCTGGGGAGTGTGTCA GTCAGGAGGATCTGGGCTGTGAAGTCAACGGCATCACTTACCGCGAGGGCCAGTCGTTTCAGCCCTCCTGTGACACATACTGCCACTGCAGAGGTGGAGGGGTCAGCTGTGTGCCAGCTTGCCCTCTGACTGCCCGTCTTCCCACTCCAGACTGTCCCAACCCACAACACATCCGGCTACCCGGGAAATGCTGCAAGGAATGGGTGTGTGAAAACCTCGAGAACACAGTCATTCAGGATGCCATCACAG CCATGAGACCTGTCAGGTTGTGGCCAGCTCTCCCGAGGAATCATCCTCTAAACAAACTAGCAGCACCTGCCCCCACCTGTATAGAGCAGAGCACCCAGTGGAGTGCCTGTTCCCAGAGCTGTGGGGCCGGGGTCTCCACACGGGTTTCTAACCAGAACCCAGCCTGCAAGCTGCAAATGGAAACTCGACTTTGTAAAGTGCGGCCTTGCCATCCAGCTCAGCCTGCCTCGAGGAAACCCATG TGGGGACGGCAGGGGCGGTGCAAGGCCAGCTACACATCACCGGGCCCCATTCGGCTCGTTCACCAGGGCTGCTACAGCACTCGTGCCTACCAGCTCCGGTACTGCGGACTGTGCACAGACTCCCGCTGCTGCACGCCTTACCAAACCAGCACTGCTGAGGTGACCTTCCGCTGCCCCACCGGCAGACTGCTACAGCGAGCTGTGATGATGATCCACTCATGTGTTTGTCATAACAACTGCCCATACTCACCTTACAGTAACCCTGCTCTGTGGGGATACAGGCCCTGA
- the ada gene encoding adenosine deaminase isoform X1 yields MHIIVRRAAISVGSPVLSSLCTSRLTGGSSRLCTMAELSPEQVVFDKPKVELHVHLDGAIRVQTILDVAKRRGIYLPTNTVEEMTQIIIVQEPETLTKFLGKFAEYMHVIAGDKEAIKRIAYEFVEDKAKEGVIYVEVRYSPHFLANTKVDPIPWDQKEGDLSPDEVVRLVNKGLSEGEKAFKIKARSILCCMRHMPSWSMDVVELCKKYQHEGVVGIDLAGDESLNCEANPEHMNAYEEAVRCGVHRTVHAGEVGPPTVVKEAVEVLKAERVGHGYRTLEDQSLYRQLLAQNMHFELCPVSSKLTGACNPDFTKHPAIRFRKDKANYSLNTDDPLIFNSTLHLDYSTAYKYMGFTEEEFKRVNINSAKSSFLPEEEKKALVHRLYEAYGMINRTAF; encoded by the exons ATGCATATAATAGTCAGACGAGCTGCGATAAGCGTCGGCTCGCCAGTCCTCAGCTCTCTGTGCACCAGCAGGCTCACCGGCGGCAGCAGCAGACTCTGTACGATGGCCGAACTCTCCCCTGAACAAGTGGTATTCGACAAGCCCAAG GTTGAGCTGCACGTGCACCTCGATGGAGCCATCAGGGTGCAGACTATTCTTGACGTTGCCAA GAGGCGCGGCATCTATCTGCCAACAAATACCGTGGAGGAGATGACACAGATCATTATCGTCCAGGAGCCTGAAACCCTCACCAAGTTCCTGGGCAAGTTCGCAGAGTACATGCACGTGATTGC TGGAGACAAAGAGGCCATCAAGAGGATAGCCTATGAGTTCGTTGAGGACAAAGCCAAGGAGGGAGTGATTTATGTTGAGGTCAGATACAGCCCACATTTTCTGGCTAACACCAAAGTGGATCCTATACCATGGGACCAGAAAGA AGGTGACCTGAGCCCAGACGAGGTGGTGCGCCTGGTTAACAAGGGCCTCAGCGAGGGGGAGAAGGCCTTCAAAATCAAAGCCAGGTCCATTCTATGCTGCATGCGCCACATGCCAA GCTGGTCCATGGATGTCGTGGAGCTGTGTAAGAAATATCAACACGAGGGAGTCGTTGGCATTGATCTGGCAGGTGATGAGTCACTCAACTGTGAAGCTAATCCAGAACACATGAACGCCTATGAG GAAGCGGTGCGTTGTGGCGTCCACAGAACAGTACACGCAGGAGAGGTGGGCCCGCCGACTGTGGTGAAGGAG GCTGTAGAAGTGCTGAAAGCTGAACGGGTTGGACACGGTTACAGAACCCTGGAGGACCAAAGCCTGTACAGACAACTGCTGGCTCAGAACATGCACTTTGAG TTGTGTCCCGTTTCCAGTAAGCTGACAGGTGCCTGCAACCCGGACTTCACCAAGCATCCTGCCATCAG gTTCAGAAAGGACAAGGCCAACTACTCCCTGAATACAGATGATCCTCTGATCTTCAACTCCACCCTGCACCTTGACTACAGCACCGCGTACAAATACATGGGATTCACTGAGGAGGAATTCAAACGAGTG AACATCAATTCTGCAAAGTCGAGCTTCCtgcctgaggaggagaagaaagcgCTCGTCCACAGACTGTATGAAGCCTATGGGATGATAAACAGGACTGCCTTTTAA
- the ada gene encoding adenosine deaminase isoform X2: MAELSPEQVVFDKPKVELHVHLDGAIRVQTILDVAKRRGIYLPTNTVEEMTQIIIVQEPETLTKFLGKFAEYMHVIAGDKEAIKRIAYEFVEDKAKEGVIYVEVRYSPHFLANTKVDPIPWDQKEGDLSPDEVVRLVNKGLSEGEKAFKIKARSILCCMRHMPSWSMDVVELCKKYQHEGVVGIDLAGDESLNCEANPEHMNAYEAVEVLKAERVGHGYRTLEDQSLYRQLLAQNMHFELCPVSSKLTGACNPDFTKHPAIRFRKDKANYSLNTDDPLIFNSTLHLDYSTAYKYMGFTEEEFKRVNINSAKSSFLPEEEKKALVHRLYEAYGMINRTAF, encoded by the exons ATGGCCGAACTCTCCCCTGAACAAGTGGTATTCGACAAGCCCAAG GTTGAGCTGCACGTGCACCTCGATGGAGCCATCAGGGTGCAGACTATTCTTGACGTTGCCAA GAGGCGCGGCATCTATCTGCCAACAAATACCGTGGAGGAGATGACACAGATCATTATCGTCCAGGAGCCTGAAACCCTCACCAAGTTCCTGGGCAAGTTCGCAGAGTACATGCACGTGATTGC TGGAGACAAAGAGGCCATCAAGAGGATAGCCTATGAGTTCGTTGAGGACAAAGCCAAGGAGGGAGTGATTTATGTTGAGGTCAGATACAGCCCACATTTTCTGGCTAACACCAAAGTGGATCCTATACCATGGGACCAGAAAGA AGGTGACCTGAGCCCAGACGAGGTGGTGCGCCTGGTTAACAAGGGCCTCAGCGAGGGGGAGAAGGCCTTCAAAATCAAAGCCAGGTCCATTCTATGCTGCATGCGCCACATGCCAA GCTGGTCCATGGATGTCGTGGAGCTGTGTAAGAAATATCAACACGAGGGAGTCGTTGGCATTGATCTGGCAGGTGATGAGTCACTCAACTGTGAAGCTAATCCAGAACACATGAACGCCTATGAG GCTGTAGAAGTGCTGAAAGCTGAACGGGTTGGACACGGTTACAGAACCCTGGAGGACCAAAGCCTGTACAGACAACTGCTGGCTCAGAACATGCACTTTGAG TTGTGTCCCGTTTCCAGTAAGCTGACAGGTGCCTGCAACCCGGACTTCACCAAGCATCCTGCCATCAG gTTCAGAAAGGACAAGGCCAACTACTCCCTGAATACAGATGATCCTCTGATCTTCAACTCCACCCTGCACCTTGACTACAGCACCGCGTACAAATACATGGGATTCACTGAGGAGGAATTCAAACGAGTG AACATCAATTCTGCAAAGTCGAGCTTCCtgcctgaggaggagaagaaagcgCTCGTCCACAGACTGTATGAAGCCTATGGGATGATAAACAGGACTGCCTTTTAA
- the pkig gene encoding cAMP-dependent protein kinase inhibitor gamma isoform X1, whose translation MMDVETSYSDFINCDRTGRRNAVPDIAGEGEGAASTSELTKDLAEMDLKAAEGDPGASPAPEAEGSTSQDAQGSGGPS comes from the exons ATGATGGACGTGGAGACGTCGTACTCAGACTTCATCAACTGTGATCGCACAGGCCGCAGGAACGCAGTGCCCGACATCGCAGGGGAGGGGGAAGGAGCGGCCAGCACCAGTGAACTCACCAAAGACCTGGCAGAGATGGACCTGAAGGCTGCAG AAGGAGACCCGGGGGCCTCCCCAGCCCCTGAGGCAGAAGGCTCCACCAGCCAAGATGCCCAGGGAAGTGGAGGCCCGTCCTAA
- the pkig gene encoding cAMP-dependent protein kinase inhibitor gamma isoform X2: MMDVETSYSDFINCDRTGRRNAVPDIAGEGEGAASTSELTKDLAEMDLKAAGDPGASPAPEAEGSTSQDAQGSGGPS, encoded by the exons ATGATGGACGTGGAGACGTCGTACTCAGACTTCATCAACTGTGATCGCACAGGCCGCAGGAACGCAGTGCCCGACATCGCAGGGGAGGGGGAAGGAGCGGCCAGCACCAGTGAACTCACCAAAGACCTGGCAGAGATGGACCTGAAGGCTGCAG GAGACCCGGGGGCCTCCCCAGCCCCTGAGGCAGAAGGCTCCACCAGCCAAGATGCCCAGGGAAGTGGAGGCCCGTCCTAA